CAGCTCAGCACCTGGTTGGCGGTCGTGGGCATCGTGGTCATCGGCGCGTGCCTGGCCGTCCGCCGGCGTCTGGCGGTGTACCTGCGCGCCCACACCGCGCAGGCGTGACACGAAGCTGGCCGGTCGCCGCGGGCGGCATGCCGTCGGCATGGAGGGTTCACCGTGGATGACAACGGGCCATCCCGTCCACTGGGCTGGTGGCTCAAGGAGGCCGATGCGTGCATCGACGCTGCGTTCGAGAGCGCGCTCGCCGCGACGGGCCTCGATCGACGCCGTTGGCAGCTGCTCGCATCGCTGGCGCAGGGGCCGAGATCGCGGTCCGGTCTCGCAGCGGCGTTGCGCCGGTTCGACGATGTCGCGACCGTCGACGCCATCGTTGACGACCTCGCGGCCGGCGGCCTCGTCGTGGCCCAAGGGTCCGGGATGGTCGAGCTGACCGCCGACGGGCGGGCGGTTCACGCCGATGCGGCCGAACTGGTCGGTGGCGTGCGCGCTCGCGTCGCGGAGTCGCTCGGCCGCGACGGCTACGAGCGGCTTGTGGAACTGCTCGCCCAACTCGTGCACGGTCTGGCGGACG
This genomic window from Euzebyales bacterium contains:
- a CDS encoding MarR family winged helix-turn-helix transcriptional regulator, with amino-acid sequence MDDNGPSRPLGWWLKEADACIDAAFESALAATGLDRRRWQLLASLAQGPRSRSGLAAALRRFDDVATVDAIVDDLAAGGLVVAQGSGMVELTADGRAVHADAAELVGGVRARVAESLGRDGYERLVELLAQLVHGLADAPPPTAPVADHGRPT